The sequence TTCAATCATCTGCCGGGTCAGTCCGGTTATATACGTCCGTGCGTGCGAAAGGTCCCGTACCGTCCGGGATCCCGTCAGGAACATCGCAACCTCGAGTTCGCGGTGGATCGCCTCGACGGCTGCAAAGAGCGCATCATCGCTCTCCATAGCCGGCTTTAAGAGGGGGAGCGCCATGCCCCCGAGATCCGCCCCAAGCGCGATTGCTTTCGCGATATCTATTCCTGAACGCAGTCCGCCCGTTGCAATAATTGGGTTTCCTGTCGTCCGCACCTCGCAGAGGCTCACCACCGTCGGTATGCCCCAGGAGAGGAACGCTTCCCCGAGATCGGCAAGACCGGGATCTCTCGCCCTGAGACACTCTATCTTCGCCCAGGACGTCCCTCCATAGCCGCCGATATCGATGGCGCTTGCTCCTGCTCCCCAGATTGCCCTTGCAGTTCCGGCCGATATGCCCGAACCAGTCTCCTTCACGATGACCGGGTAGGAGAATTCTTCGCAGAGGTCGCGTAGTGCTTCCAGGCATCCCTCAGCGTTATGGTCGCCTTCCGGCTGAATCGCTTCCTGAAGCGAGTTGATGTGGATGGCGATTGCATCTGCATCGATCATCTCGACAGCCCGCTCCGCCCACTCGATGCCGTGGTCGCGGAGCTGGATGATTCCCAGGTTCGCACAGAGGAAGGCATGTGGCGCCTCCTCCCGCACGACGACAAAACTCTCCTCCAGTTCGGGCTTTTCCAGTGCCGCTCGCTGAGAACCGACACCCATACCGAGGTTATACCGTTCGGCGGCGCGTGCGAGCCGCCGGTTCACCTCGAGGGTGTCCGGATGTCCTCCGGTCATCGCTGCAATGAAGAGGGGGGAGGAGAGTGTTCTGTCGAGGAACCGGGTCCGGGTCTCGATCGCATCCATATCGCACTCCGGGAGGGCGTTGTGGACCAGCCGCACATCTTTAAAGCCGGCGTCTCCGGCCTCAATGGGTTTCTCACAACAGATAACCAGGTGGTCCCGTTTCCGTGATGATGTGGCGGTCTCTTTTGTCATGGTATGCCTCTTCTGGTTACGATCGTCCCGCCATGCCCGGTGCCGTCCAGGAACCGTCCGACCTTCGAGACATGGAAGATGTGCGAATCGGTGCCGGCATCGGCAAGCGCCAGGAGTTCCCTGATCTTGCCTCGCATGCCCCCGGTCACATCGGTGTTGCCCGATCCGCTGATCTCAAGTGTTTCTGCTATGCTCCGGTCGATGCGTGGGACGACCGCTCCGTTCTGCAGGACGCCCGCGACGTCGGTTGCAAGCCCCACACGCCTGCTCCCGAGAGCGACGGCAAGCCGGGTCACCAACTGGTCGCCTGAGACGATGCAGGCCCCCTTCAGGCGGTCCATCACCACATCGCCGTGCAGCACGGGTACAATGCCGTGTCCAGTCATTTCGGCGATGTGGCGGGTCTCAAACGAGGCCAGACGTCCGCCTTCAGCGAGAGCCAGGTCAAGGGGGTGGATACCGATCGCCTCGATGCCCGCATCCCGCAGGGCACCGACGACCGCGGCGTTCAGGCGCGAGACGGCAGCGTGCGTGTGGTAGACCCCCGGGACGTTCTCCGTATCAAGGCCATCGTTGATGCGGTAGCGTCGGGCCTCCGGGTGCCCGCACGACCCCGCGCCGTGGACGAGCACGAGTTTCGGAGCACTCCGTGCGATATGGCCTGCGATATCGTGCAGGCGGGCGTGATCGATGGCACATTCCCCCGACTTGTCGGTTATCACGCTCCCCCCAAGTTTCAGTATCACGGTCTCAGTCATGCTTCTCTTTTCTCGCGCCGTCGGTATCGATGGTGGTGATGATCGCTTTTCCCTCGCAGGCCTCGATGGCCCCGGCAACCCGGCTCTTTGCGCGCCGGGGGCAGAGGGCGATGATGCT is a genomic window of Methanoculleus bourgensis MS2 containing:
- the fni gene encoding type 2 isopentenyl-diphosphate Delta-isomerase, with amino-acid sequence MTKETATSSRKRDHLVICCEKPIEAGDAGFKDVRLVHNALPECDMDAIETRTRFLDRTLSSPLFIAAMTGGHPDTLEVNRRLARAAERYNLGMGVGSQRAALEKPELEESFVVVREEAPHAFLCANLGIIQLRDHGIEWAERAVEMIDADAIAIHINSLQEAIQPEGDHNAEGCLEALRDLCEEFSYPVIVKETGSGISAGTARAIWGAGASAIDIGGYGGTSWAKIECLRARDPGLADLGEAFLSWGIPTVVSLCEVRTTGNPIIATGGLRSGIDIAKAIALGADLGGMALPLLKPAMESDDALFAAVEAIHRELEVAMFLTGSRTVRDLSHARTYITGLTRQMIETIN
- a CDS encoding isopentenyl phosphate kinase, coding for MTETVILKLGGSVITDKSGECAIDHARLHDIAGHIARSAPKLVLVHGAGSCGHPEARRYRINDGLDTENVPGVYHTHAAVSRLNAAVVGALRDAGIEAIGIHPLDLALAEGGRLASFETRHIAEMTGHGIVPVLHGDVVMDRLKGACIVSGDQLVTRLAVALGSRRVGLATDVAGVLQNGAVVPRIDRSIAETLEISGSGNTDVTGGMRGKIRELLALADAGTDSHIFHVSKVGRFLDGTGHGGTIVTRRGIP